A single region of the Xenopus laevis strain J_2021 chromosome 4L, Xenopus_laevis_v10.1, whole genome shotgun sequence genome encodes:
- the wls.L gene encoding protein wntless homolog B (The RefSeq protein has 1 substitution compared to this genomic sequence), with product MAGAIIENMSTKKLCMVGVALLLLQVLAFLVGGLIAPKPTTYVNPVAMKCIDVRKSHRSSKWLMPWGTEPCKSIQSFDEAANRLIEANDIVFAAHIPNSQFEMSPWFQFMLVVLQLDIAFKLNNYIEDHSMVTLDVAVAYRDDLKEEWKELARSVEQRKLNCILPVDKTVANEGRHYDCDVIPLMELGSVSHKYYLFNIRLPVNERQKMNIGIGEIRDMHVVSIFQNGGFTMVWFAMKTFLTPCIIIIMIWYWRRITMMTRSPVLLEKVIFALGISMTFINIPVEWFSIGYDWTWMLLFGDIRQGIFYAMLLSFWIIFCGEHMMDQAERNRISIYWKQVGPIAFGSCCLFIFDMCERGVQLKNPFYSIWTTDVGAEIAMAFIIVAGICACLYFLFLCFMVYQVFRNISGKRSNLPAMSKARRLHYEGLIFRFKFLMIITLACAALTVVFFITTQITEGNWKLGDLSIELNSAFFTGIYGMWNLYVFALMFLYAPSHKHYGDGQSNDGAGMSSGEELQLTTTITHIDGPTELYRLAGKEAQE from the exons ATGGCTGGGGCTATCATTGAGAACATGAGCACCAAGAAGCTGTGCATGGTAGGAGTCGCGCTACTACTCTTACAAGTGCTGGCATTCCTCGTCGGGGGGCTGATTG CTCCAAAGCCAACGACGTACGTAAATCCTGTTGCAATGAAATGTATTGATGTACGGAAAAGTCATCGCAGCTCCAAGTGGCTTATGCCCTGGGGGACAGAACCATGCAAAAGTATTCAAAGTTTTGATGAGGCTGCAAACCGTCTGATTGAAGCCAATGATATAGTGTTTGCTGCCCATATTCCCAACAGCCAGTTTGAGATGAGCCCCTGGTTCCAGTTTATGCTAGTCGTCCTACAGTTGGACATTGCCTTTAAGTTGAACAATTACATAG AAGATCATTCTATGGTAACTCTTGATGTGGCTGTGGCATACCGTGATGACCTAAAGGAAGAGTGGAAAGAATTGGCCCGTTCAGTGGAACAGAGGAAATTAAACTGTATACTTCCTGTCGACAAG ACTGTAGCAAATGAAGGCCGCCATTATGACTGTGACGTGATTCCCCTCATGGAACTTGGAAGCGTGTCACATAAATATTACCTTTTTAATATTCGACTCCCTGTCAATGAACGGCAGAAAATGAATATAGGAATTGGAGAAATAAGAGATATGCATGTTGTG AGTATCTTCCAGAATGGAGGCTTTACAATGGTTTGGTTTGCTATGAAAACATTCCTCACGccatgtataattattattatgatttggtATTGGAGAAGAATTACTATGATGACTCGATCACCTGTTCTCCTGGAGAA AGTCATTTTTGCTTTAGGCTTTTCAATGACTTTCATTAACATTCCTGTTGAGTGGTTCTCCATCGGATATGACTGGACCTGGATGCTGCTATTTGGAGATATTCGTCAAGGGATTTTCTATGCGATGCTGCTGTCCTTCTGGATTATCTTTTGTGGCGAGCACATGATG GATCAGGCTGAAAGAAATCGAATCTCTATCTACTGGAAACAAGTTGGGCCAATTGCTTTTGGATCTTGCTGTCTCTTTATATTTGATATGTGTGAAAG AGGAGTACAGTTGAAGAACCCATTCTACAGCATTTGGACAACAGATGTAGGAGCAGAAATTGCT ATGGCATTCATTATTGTAGCAGGAATTTGTGCGTGcctttatttcttgtttttgtgCTTCATGGTATATCAAGTCTTCAGAAACATTAGTGGAAAACGgtcaaatttaccagcaatgagCAAAGCCCGGAGACTGCACTATGAG GGTTTGATATTCCGCTTCAAATTCCTGATGATCATCACATTGGCTTGTGCTGCTTTAACGGTAGTCTTTTTCATTACTACTCAG ATTACTGAAGGCAACTGGAAATTGGGTGACTTGAGCATTGAGCTGAATAGTGCCTTCTTTACTGGGATCTATGGCATGTGGAATCTTTATGTCTTTGCTCTCATGTTCCTTTATGCTCCTTCACACAAGCACTATGGAGATGGCCAGTCTAATG ATGGTGCTGGAATGAGCAGTGGAGAGGAACTTCAGCTGACAACCACAATCACCCATATCGATGGACCTACTGAGTTGTATCGGCTGGCTGGCAAGGAGGCCCAGGAGTAA